A DNA window from Limanda limanda chromosome 6, fLimLim1.1, whole genome shotgun sequence contains the following coding sequences:
- the ccnl1a gene encoding cyclin-L1a isoform X2, giving the protein MAAGPLSVSSNASTNNDGILIGDKVYSEVYLTIDNSLIPEESLSPTPSMLDGLDLNTETDLRILGCEVIQSAGILLRLPQVAMATGQVLFHRFFYSKSFVKHSFEIVAMACINLASKIEEAPRRIRDVINVFHHLRQMRFKKMPSSLILDQNYINTKNQVIKGERRILKELGFCVHVKHPHKIIVMYLQVLECEKNQTLVQTAWNYMNDSLRTNVFVRFQAETIACACIFLAARALQIPLPSRPHWFLLFGASEEEIKDICITTLKLYTRKKPNYDHLDKEVERRKMFLSEAKLKAKGLNPDGTPALSTMGGFSPASKPCSPNVVKVEEKTPNPQTLKPVKKETENRAQTNKSPHNGLRKDLKIGRNSRSGSRSRSRTRSRSRSRSPRRQ; this is encoded by the exons ATGGCTGCGGGTCCCCTCTCGGTATCCTCCAACGCGTCCACTAACAACGATGGCATCCTCATCGGGGACAAGGTGTACTCCGAGGTTTACCTCACCATCGACAACTCGCTCATCCCGGAGGAGAGTCTCTCCCCGACGCCGTCGATGCTCGACGGCCTTGACTTGAACACGGAGACCGACCTTCGCATCCTGGGCTGCGAGGTGATCCAGTCCGCGGGCATCCTCCTCCGCTTACCCCAG GTGGCGATGGCGACGGGGCAGGTGCTGTTCCATCGGTTCTTCTACTCCAAGTCCTTCGTCAAGCACAGCTTCGAG ATTGTTGCCATGGCCTGCATCAACCTGGCCTCCAAAATAGAAGAAGCGCCGCGACGAATACGAGATGTCATCAATGTTTTCCACCACCTGAGGCAGATGCGATTCAAAAA GATGCCAAGTTCATTGATACTTGATCAGAACTACATAAATACCAAAAACCAAGTCATCAAAGGGGAACGGCGGATCCTGAAGGAGCTGGGCTTCTGTGTGCATGTCAAGCATCCACACAAG ATTATCGTCATGTACCTTCAAGTCCTGGAGTGTGAGAAGAACCAGACACTGGTCCAGACGGCCTG GAACTACATGAACGACAGCCTGAGGACAAACGTATTTGTGAGGTTCCAAGCTGAGACGATTGCCTGTGCTTGCATATTCCTCGCTGCCCGTGCCCTGCAG ATACCTTTGCCATCCAGACCTCATTGGTTCCTACTGTTTGGTGCCAGTGAAGAGGAGATTAAAGACATCTGCATCACCACCCTGAAACTGTACACCAGGAAGAAg CCTAACTATGACCACCTGGacaaggaggtggagagaaggaAGATGTTTTTATCAGAAGCTAAGCTGAAGGCCAAAGGCCTGAATCCTGATGGAACCCCCGCACTGTCCACAATGGGCGGCTTCTCCCCGGCGTCCAAACCCTGCTCTCCAAATGTGGTCAAGGTAGAAGAGAAGACCCCCAATCCCCAGACTCTCAAACCAGttaagaaagagacagaaaaccgGGCCCAGACCAACAAGAGTCCACACAATGG GTTAAGGAAAGACCTGAAGATCGGGAGGAACAGCAGGAGCGGAAGTCGTTCTCGTTCAAGAACGCGCTCCCGGTCCAGATCCAGATCCCCTCGCAGACAGTAA
- the ccnl1a gene encoding cyclin-L1a isoform X6 — protein sequence MAAGPLSVSSNASTNNDGILIGDKVYSEVYLTIDNSLIPEESLSPTPSMLDGLDLNTETDLRILGCEVIQSAGILLRLPQVAMATGQVLFHRFFYSKSFVKHSFEIVAMACINLASKIEEAPRRIRDVINVFHHLRQMRFKKMPSSLILDQNYINTKNQVIKGERRILKELGFCVHVKHPHKIIVMYLQVLECEKNQTLVQTAWVVHADFSGEESPSILMSVDQLTMQHSGMG from the exons ATGGCTGCGGGTCCCCTCTCGGTATCCTCCAACGCGTCCACTAACAACGATGGCATCCTCATCGGGGACAAGGTGTACTCCGAGGTTTACCTCACCATCGACAACTCGCTCATCCCGGAGGAGAGTCTCTCCCCGACGCCGTCGATGCTCGACGGCCTTGACTTGAACACGGAGACCGACCTTCGCATCCTGGGCTGCGAGGTGATCCAGTCCGCGGGCATCCTCCTCCGCTTACCCCAG GTGGCGATGGCGACGGGGCAGGTGCTGTTCCATCGGTTCTTCTACTCCAAGTCCTTCGTCAAGCACAGCTTCGAG ATTGTTGCCATGGCCTGCATCAACCTGGCCTCCAAAATAGAAGAAGCGCCGCGACGAATACGAGATGTCATCAATGTTTTCCACCACCTGAGGCAGATGCGATTCAAAAA GATGCCAAGTTCATTGATACTTGATCAGAACTACATAAATACCAAAAACCAAGTCATCAAAGGGGAACGGCGGATCCTGAAGGAGCTGGGCTTCTGTGTGCATGTCAAGCATCCACACAAG ATTATCGTCATGTACCTTCAAGTCCTGGAGTGTGAGAAGAACCAGACACTGGTCCAGACGGCCTG GGTAGTCCATGCTG ATTTCAGTGGAGAAGAATCACCTTCCATCCTAATGTCTGTAGATCAATTAACAATGCAACATAGTGGAATGGGTTGA
- the ccnl1a gene encoding cyclin-L1a isoform X7, translated as MAAGPLSVSSNASTNNDGILIGDKVYSEVYLTIDNSLIPEESLSPTPSMLDGLDLNTETDLRILGCEVIQSAGILLRLPQVAMATGQVLFHRFFYSKSFVKHSFEIVAMACINLASKIEEAPRRIRDVINVFHHLRQMRFKKMPSSLILDQNYINTKNQVIKGERRILKELGFCVHVKHPHKIIVMYLQVLECEKNQTLVQTAWVVHAGTT; from the exons ATGGCTGCGGGTCCCCTCTCGGTATCCTCCAACGCGTCCACTAACAACGATGGCATCCTCATCGGGGACAAGGTGTACTCCGAGGTTTACCTCACCATCGACAACTCGCTCATCCCGGAGGAGAGTCTCTCCCCGACGCCGTCGATGCTCGACGGCCTTGACTTGAACACGGAGACCGACCTTCGCATCCTGGGCTGCGAGGTGATCCAGTCCGCGGGCATCCTCCTCCGCTTACCCCAG GTGGCGATGGCGACGGGGCAGGTGCTGTTCCATCGGTTCTTCTACTCCAAGTCCTTCGTCAAGCACAGCTTCGAG ATTGTTGCCATGGCCTGCATCAACCTGGCCTCCAAAATAGAAGAAGCGCCGCGACGAATACGAGATGTCATCAATGTTTTCCACCACCTGAGGCAGATGCGATTCAAAAA GATGCCAAGTTCATTGATACTTGATCAGAACTACATAAATACCAAAAACCAAGTCATCAAAGGGGAACGGCGGATCCTGAAGGAGCTGGGCTTCTGTGTGCATGTCAAGCATCCACACAAG ATTATCGTCATGTACCTTCAAGTCCTGGAGTGTGAGAAGAACCAGACACTGGTCCAGACGGCCTG GGTAGTCCATGCTG GAACTACATGA
- the ccnl1a gene encoding cyclin-L1a isoform X5: MAAGPLSVSSNASTNNDGILIGDKVYSEVYLTIDNSLIPEESLSPTPSMLDGLDLNTETDLRILGCEVIQSAGILLRLPQVAMATGQVLFHRFFYSKSFVKHSFEIVAMACINLASKIEEAPRRIRDVINVFHHLRQMRFKKMPSSLILDQNYINTKNQVIKGERRILKELGFCVHVKHPHKIIVMYLQVLECEKNQTLVQTAWVVHAGKSHKEPLNSASSNHMTSGSSPYWLVVLLQTANPNAKIH; this comes from the exons ATGGCTGCGGGTCCCCTCTCGGTATCCTCCAACGCGTCCACTAACAACGATGGCATCCTCATCGGGGACAAGGTGTACTCCGAGGTTTACCTCACCATCGACAACTCGCTCATCCCGGAGGAGAGTCTCTCCCCGACGCCGTCGATGCTCGACGGCCTTGACTTGAACACGGAGACCGACCTTCGCATCCTGGGCTGCGAGGTGATCCAGTCCGCGGGCATCCTCCTCCGCTTACCCCAG GTGGCGATGGCGACGGGGCAGGTGCTGTTCCATCGGTTCTTCTACTCCAAGTCCTTCGTCAAGCACAGCTTCGAG ATTGTTGCCATGGCCTGCATCAACCTGGCCTCCAAAATAGAAGAAGCGCCGCGACGAATACGAGATGTCATCAATGTTTTCCACCACCTGAGGCAGATGCGATTCAAAAA GATGCCAAGTTCATTGATACTTGATCAGAACTACATAAATACCAAAAACCAAGTCATCAAAGGGGAACGGCGGATCCTGAAGGAGCTGGGCTTCTGTGTGCATGTCAAGCATCCACACAAG ATTATCGTCATGTACCTTCAAGTCCTGGAGTGTGAGAAGAACCAGACACTGGTCCAGACGGCCTG GGTAGTCCATGCTGGTAAGTCACATAAAGAACCTCtgaactctgcctcctccaacCACATGACCTCAGGAAGCTCCCCCTATTGGCTGGTTGTCCTTCTCCAGACAGCCAATCCCAATGCCAAGATTCACTGA
- the ccnl1a gene encoding cyclin-L1a isoform X8, translating into MAAGPLSVSSNASTNNDGILIGDKVYSEVYLTIDNSLIPEESLSPTPSMLDGLDLNTETDLRILGCEVIQSAGILLRLPQVAMATGQVLFHRFFYSKSFVKHSFEIVAMACINLASKIEEAPRRIRDVINVFHHLRQMRFKKMPSSLILDQNYINTKNQVIKGERRILKELGFCVHVKHPHKIIVMYLQVLECEKNQTLVQTAWVVHAG; encoded by the exons ATGGCTGCGGGTCCCCTCTCGGTATCCTCCAACGCGTCCACTAACAACGATGGCATCCTCATCGGGGACAAGGTGTACTCCGAGGTTTACCTCACCATCGACAACTCGCTCATCCCGGAGGAGAGTCTCTCCCCGACGCCGTCGATGCTCGACGGCCTTGACTTGAACACGGAGACCGACCTTCGCATCCTGGGCTGCGAGGTGATCCAGTCCGCGGGCATCCTCCTCCGCTTACCCCAG GTGGCGATGGCGACGGGGCAGGTGCTGTTCCATCGGTTCTTCTACTCCAAGTCCTTCGTCAAGCACAGCTTCGAG ATTGTTGCCATGGCCTGCATCAACCTGGCCTCCAAAATAGAAGAAGCGCCGCGACGAATACGAGATGTCATCAATGTTTTCCACCACCTGAGGCAGATGCGATTCAAAAA GATGCCAAGTTCATTGATACTTGATCAGAACTACATAAATACCAAAAACCAAGTCATCAAAGGGGAACGGCGGATCCTGAAGGAGCTGGGCTTCTGTGTGCATGTCAAGCATCCACACAAG ATTATCGTCATGTACCTTCAAGTCCTGGAGTGTGAGAAGAACCAGACACTGGTCCAGACGGCCTG GGTAGTCCATGCTG GCTGA
- the ccnl1a gene encoding cyclin-L1a isoform X1 produces the protein MTTMMRGVYLLPPHPSSGRCPWSDPPRAAGIGDDRMPSSLILDQNYINTKNQVIKGERRILKELGFCVHVKHPHKIIVMYLQVLECEKNQTLVQTAWNYMNDSLRTNVFVRFQAETIACACIFLAARALQIPLPSRPHWFLLFGASEEEIKDICITTLKLYTRKKPNYDHLDKEVERRKMFLSEAKLKAKGLNPDGTPALSTMGGFSPASKPCSPNVVKVEEKTPNPQTLKPVKKETENRAQTNKSPHNGLRKDLKIGRNSRSGSRSRSRTRSRSRSRSPRRHYNSRRSRSGTYSSRSRSRSHSRSPSPRRHPPSPLLPHLKTKASHHSNSDSKPSGRHSNSGGSGHKRKRTRSRSRTRSPVKADRERDRERERERDRDRSSFDLSTKKHKHERGGHRAERRERERSRSYDRERERERSHKGKHHSSSGHSGHGRHRR, from the exons ATGACAACCATGATGCGAGGGGTCTATCTcctcccaccccacccctcctctgGGAGATGCCCGTGGTCTGACCCACCGCGGGCCGCTGGGATCGGGGATGACAG GATGCCAAGTTCATTGATACTTGATCAGAACTACATAAATACCAAAAACCAAGTCATCAAAGGGGAACGGCGGATCCTGAAGGAGCTGGGCTTCTGTGTGCATGTCAAGCATCCACACAAG ATTATCGTCATGTACCTTCAAGTCCTGGAGTGTGAGAAGAACCAGACACTGGTCCAGACGGCCTG GAACTACATGAACGACAGCCTGAGGACAAACGTATTTGTGAGGTTCCAAGCTGAGACGATTGCCTGTGCTTGCATATTCCTCGCTGCCCGTGCCCTGCAG ATACCTTTGCCATCCAGACCTCATTGGTTCCTACTGTTTGGTGCCAGTGAAGAGGAGATTAAAGACATCTGCATCACCACCCTGAAACTGTACACCAGGAAGAAg CCTAACTATGACCACCTGGacaaggaggtggagagaaggaAGATGTTTTTATCAGAAGCTAAGCTGAAGGCCAAAGGCCTGAATCCTGATGGAACCCCCGCACTGTCCACAATGGGCGGCTTCTCCCCGGCGTCCAAACCCTGCTCTCCAAATGTGGTCAAGGTAGAAGAGAAGACCCCCAATCCCCAGACTCTCAAACCAGttaagaaagagacagaaaaccgGGCCCAGACCAACAAGAGTCCACACAATGG GTTAAGGAAAGACCTGAAGATCGGGAGGAACAGCAGGAGCGGAAGTCGTTCTCGTTCAAGAACGCGCTCCCGGTCCAGATCCAGATCCCCTCGCAGACA TTACAACAGCAGACGCAGTCGCTCAGGTACCTACAGTTCTCGATCACGTTCTCGCTCTCACAGCCGAAGTCCTTCGCCTCGGCGGCACCCGCCCTCGCCCCTTCTCCCCCACCTCAAGACCAAGGCTAGTCACCACAGCAATAGCGACTCCAAGCCTAGCGGACGCCATAGCAACAGTGGTGGATCCGGCCACAAGAGGAAGCGCACGCGTTCTCGGTCAAGGACCCGCTCGCCTGTCAAGGCGGACAGGGAacgggacagagagagggaacgggagagggacagagaccgCAGCTCGTTTGACCTCtctacaaaaaaacacaaacatgagcgAGGAGGTCACAGAGCAgaacggagggagagggagaggtctCGTTCCTATgacagggaaagagagagggagcgtaGCCACAAGGGCAAACACCACAGCAGTAGTGGACACTCAGGACATGGTCGTCATCGGcgctga
- the ccnl1a gene encoding cyclin-L1a isoform X3, with the protein MCDSLCREDAMCLFHSSVCLCRNYMNDSLRTNVFVRFQAETIACACIFLAARALQIPLPSRPHWFLLFGASEEEIKDICITTLKLYTRKKPNYDHLDKEVERRKMFLSEAKLKAKGLNPDGTPALSTMGGFSPASKPCSPNVVKVEEKTPNPQTLKPVKKETENRAQTNKSPHNGLRKDLKIGRNSRSGSRSRSRTRSRSRSRSPRRHYNSRRSRSGTYSSRSRSRSHSRSPSPRRHPPSPLLPHLKTKASHHSNSDSKPSGRHSNSGGSGHKRKRTRSRSRTRSPVKADRERDRERERERDRDRSSFDLSTKKHKHERGGHRAERRERERSRSYDRERERERSHKGKHHSSSGHSGHGRHRR; encoded by the exons ATGTGTGATTCTTTGTGTAGAGAAGATGCTATGTGTTTGTTCCACTCTTCTGTTTGCCTCTGCAGGAACTACATGAACGACAGCCTGAGGACAAACGTATTTGTGAGGTTCCAAGCTGAGACGATTGCCTGTGCTTGCATATTCCTCGCTGCCCGTGCCCTGCAG ATACCTTTGCCATCCAGACCTCATTGGTTCCTACTGTTTGGTGCCAGTGAAGAGGAGATTAAAGACATCTGCATCACCACCCTGAAACTGTACACCAGGAAGAAg CCTAACTATGACCACCTGGacaaggaggtggagagaaggaAGATGTTTTTATCAGAAGCTAAGCTGAAGGCCAAAGGCCTGAATCCTGATGGAACCCCCGCACTGTCCACAATGGGCGGCTTCTCCCCGGCGTCCAAACCCTGCTCTCCAAATGTGGTCAAGGTAGAAGAGAAGACCCCCAATCCCCAGACTCTCAAACCAGttaagaaagagacagaaaaccgGGCCCAGACCAACAAGAGTCCACACAATGG GTTAAGGAAAGACCTGAAGATCGGGAGGAACAGCAGGAGCGGAAGTCGTTCTCGTTCAAGAACGCGCTCCCGGTCCAGATCCAGATCCCCTCGCAGACA TTACAACAGCAGACGCAGTCGCTCAGGTACCTACAGTTCTCGATCACGTTCTCGCTCTCACAGCCGAAGTCCTTCGCCTCGGCGGCACCCGCCCTCGCCCCTTCTCCCCCACCTCAAGACCAAGGCTAGTCACCACAGCAATAGCGACTCCAAGCCTAGCGGACGCCATAGCAACAGTGGTGGATCCGGCCACAAGAGGAAGCGCACGCGTTCTCGGTCAAGGACCCGCTCGCCTGTCAAGGCGGACAGGGAacgggacagagagagggaacgggagagggacagagaccgCAGCTCGTTTGACCTCtctacaaaaaaacacaaacatgagcgAGGAGGTCACAGAGCAgaacggagggagagggagaggtctCGTTCCTATgacagggaaagagagagggagcgtaGCCACAAGGGCAAACACCACAGCAGTAGTGGACACTCAGGACATGGTCGTCATCGGcgctga
- the ccnl1a gene encoding cyclin-L1a isoform X4: MNDSLRTNVFVRFQAETIACACIFLAARALQIPLPSRPHWFLLFGASEEEIKDICITTLKLYTRKKPNYDHLDKEVERRKMFLSEAKLKAKGLNPDGTPALSTMGGFSPASKPCSPNVVKVEEKTPNPQTLKPVKKETENRAQTNKSPHNGLRKDLKIGRNSRSGSRSRSRTRSRSRSRSPRRHYNSRRSRSGTYSSRSRSRSHSRSPSPRRHPPSPLLPHLKTKASHHSNSDSKPSGRHSNSGGSGHKRKRTRSRSRTRSPVKADRERDRERERERDRDRSSFDLSTKKHKHERGGHRAERRERERSRSYDRERERERSHKGKHHSSSGHSGHGRHRR; this comes from the exons ATGAACGACAGCCTGAGGACAAACGTATTTGTGAGGTTCCAAGCTGAGACGATTGCCTGTGCTTGCATATTCCTCGCTGCCCGTGCCCTGCAG ATACCTTTGCCATCCAGACCTCATTGGTTCCTACTGTTTGGTGCCAGTGAAGAGGAGATTAAAGACATCTGCATCACCACCCTGAAACTGTACACCAGGAAGAAg CCTAACTATGACCACCTGGacaaggaggtggagagaaggaAGATGTTTTTATCAGAAGCTAAGCTGAAGGCCAAAGGCCTGAATCCTGATGGAACCCCCGCACTGTCCACAATGGGCGGCTTCTCCCCGGCGTCCAAACCCTGCTCTCCAAATGTGGTCAAGGTAGAAGAGAAGACCCCCAATCCCCAGACTCTCAAACCAGttaagaaagagacagaaaaccgGGCCCAGACCAACAAGAGTCCACACAATGG GTTAAGGAAAGACCTGAAGATCGGGAGGAACAGCAGGAGCGGAAGTCGTTCTCGTTCAAGAACGCGCTCCCGGTCCAGATCCAGATCCCCTCGCAGACA TTACAACAGCAGACGCAGTCGCTCAGGTACCTACAGTTCTCGATCACGTTCTCGCTCTCACAGCCGAAGTCCTTCGCCTCGGCGGCACCCGCCCTCGCCCCTTCTCCCCCACCTCAAGACCAAGGCTAGTCACCACAGCAATAGCGACTCCAAGCCTAGCGGACGCCATAGCAACAGTGGTGGATCCGGCCACAAGAGGAAGCGCACGCGTTCTCGGTCAAGGACCCGCTCGCCTGTCAAGGCGGACAGGGAacgggacagagagagggaacgggagagggacagagaccgCAGCTCGTTTGACCTCtctacaaaaaaacacaaacatgagcgAGGAGGTCACAGAGCAgaacggagggagagggagaggtctCGTTCCTATgacagggaaagagagagggagcgtaGCCACAAGGGCAAACACCACAGCAGTAGTGGACACTCAGGACATGGTCGTCATCGGcgctga